A genomic segment from Lates calcarifer isolate ASB-BC8 linkage group LG13, TLL_Latcal_v3, whole genome shotgun sequence encodes:
- the ulk1a gene encoding serine/threonine-protein kinase ULK1a isoform X2 — protein sequence MESVGKFEFNRKDLIGHGAFAVVFKGRHKERRDWEVAVKCINKKNLAKSQSLLGKEIKILKELKHEHIVRLLDYQEMGGCVYLVMEYCNGGDLAEYLHSKGTLSEDTIRVFLQQIAQAMKVLQSKGILHRDLKPQNILLCHPEGRRSSSINTCIKIADFGFARHLQTNTMAATLCGSPMYMAPEVIMSQNYDAKADLWSIGTIVYQCLTGKAPFHASTPQELRLFYESNRTLLPSIPKETSSNLRHLLLGLLQRNHKERISFDEFFHHPFLETSSSTKKCSPAPMLSYPSSGSGSSSGSSSTSHLASPQHSDGEIHRIQLKAQYSPTQNTAGFLLKEIANQDSRNTSSYAEDYVMVPAQFPSEYTCEVDVESPIESCLIYSGNSLLTERGPGPARKTPPPSPLVHSPSKPVSNPVEFVGCNCSHSVPIPVPTQIQNYQRMEQNLQPVGVHGSTRVTLCCAGSSGESSPQCEGCGAPGPGFVLNSPRLVTGGAQPQQSSPLVGSTPKSSEQTLPFSTRTGLLTGSPDMQDISSPKQVQSRMPNRIRTVPDLQSLDTAPTSQTNHNRKCAIKKGPFKRSLSTGRLSDMLLKAAFGAHLFEEGNDESLNCEKGMDITAPPTGNNRGFQFSDSPPPPVFTMGSPSKGSSPPDTMVSRMLAGSPSYINSAWLLSSRLLQRGSRRNSETEAMDATPHSGLVFHPPELAEDTLMEAHTDALSDLRFTFAFVHCVMELASSKDPGLDAISSPDVSFLEQSLVTDQISLLSREWSYAEQLVLYMKAEEFLSSALHTAKEDIKQGRLLPSATVKQVIRKLNELYKNCVTYCRSLNDRLQTFLLDKQKLMDRFNGLTAEKLIYSHTVHMVQSAALDEMFHYGTASVQRYHRALLLMEGLSRVITEQKDIDSIDKCKQCIERRLSALQT from the exons ATGGAGTCTGTTGGGAAGTTTGAGTTCAACAGGAAAGACCTGATTGGCCACGGTGCATTTGCAGTCGTGTTTAAAGGCAGACACAAAGAG agacgTGACTGGGAGGTAGCTGTAAAGTGTATCAACAAGAAAAACTTGGCCAAATCCCAGTCTCTGCTTGGTAAAGAAATCAAAATATTAAAG GAACTCAAACATGAGCACATTGTTAGACTTCTTGACTATCAG GAAATGGGAGGATGTGTGTATCTTGTCATGGAG TACTGCAATGGAGGTGACCTGGCAGAGTACCTTCACT CTAAGGGCACGTTAAGTGAAGACACCATCcgtgttttcctgcagcagattGCTCAGGCCATGAAGGTCCTGCAGAGCAAAGGCATCCTCCACAGAGACCTCAAACCACAGAACATCTTGCTCTGCCACCCAGAGGGCCGCAGGTCCAGTTCCATTAATACCTGCATTAAGATAG CTGACTTTGGGTTTGCACGTCATCTCCAGACAAACACTATGGCAGCCACACTGTGTGGCTCTCCCATGTACATG GCTCCCGAGGTCATCATGTCCCAGAACTATGATGCTAAGGCTGATCTGTGGAGCATAGGCACTATTGTATACCAGTGTCTGACTGGAAAGGCACCATTTCAC gcCAGCACACCGCAGGAGCTCCGTCTCTTTTATGAAAGCAACAGGACCCTGTTACCCAG CATCCCAAAGGAGACTTCTAGTAACCTAAGACACCTGCTGTTGGggctgctgcagagaaaccaCAAAGAGCGGATCAGTTTTG ATGAGTTTTTCCACCATCCTTTCCTGGAGACAAGCTCATCCACAAAGAAAT gcTCTCCAGCTCCCATGCTCTCCTACCCCAGTTCAGGCTCAGGCAGTTCCTCTGGCAGCTCCTCCACATCTCATCTGGCCTCACCTCAA CATTCCGATGGAGAGATTCACCGAATCCAGCTCAAAGCTCAGTACTCTCCTACACAAAATACTGCTGGCTTCCTGCTGAAAGAAATAGCCAATCAAGACAGTAGGAACACCTCATCTTACGCAGAGGACTATGTCATGGTGCCTGCCCAGTTTCCCA GTGAATATACATGTGAAGTGGATGTTGAGTCACCAATTGAGAGTTGCCTTATATACAGTGG GAACTCACTGCTTACTGAAAGAGGTCCTGGGCCTGCAAGAAAGACACCTCCACCTTCTCCCCTGGTACACTCTCCCTCCAAGCCTGTTAG CAATCCTGTTGAATTTGTTGGCTGTAACTGCAGCCACTCTGTGCCCATTCCTGTCCCAACACAGATCCAAAACTACCAGCGTATGGAACAGAACCTGCAACCTGTCGGCGTGCATGGTTCCACCAG GGTGACACTGTGCTGTGCAGGCAGCAGTGGTGAAAGCTCCCCACAATGTGAAGGCTGTGGGGCTCCAGGTCCAGGATTTGTCCTCAATTCCCCAAGGCTGGTGACTGGAGGAGCTCAGCCACAGCAGAGCTCCCCACTAG TGGGATCTACCCCAAAGTCCTCAGAGCAGACTCTCCCATTCAGCACAAGAACTGGACTTCTCACTGGCTCTCCTGACATGCAGGACATCTCTAGCCCCAAG CAGGTTCAGTCAAGAATGCCAAACCGGATCAGGACAGTCCCAGACCTGCAATCTCTAGACACAGCTCCCACTTCCCAGACCAACCACAACAGGAAATGTGCCATTAAAAAGGGTCCTTTTAAAAG ATCGCTGAGCACAGGCAGGCTATCTGACATGCTACTGAAGGCGGCCTTTGGAGCTCACCTTTTTGAAGAGGGAAATGATGAGAGCCTCAACTGTGAGAAAGGCATGGACATAACAG CTCCCCCTACTGGTAACAATAGAGGCTTTCAGTTCTCAGACAGCCCACCCCCTCCAGTCTTCACTATGGGTTCTCCTTCCAAAGGAAGTTCTCCTCCTGATACCATGGTATCAAGGATGCTCGCAG GCTCCCCCAGCTACATTAACTCAGCCTGGCTACTTAGCAGTCGCCTTCTCCAGAGAGGAAGCCGCAGAAACAGTGAGACTGAAGCCATGGATGCTACTCCACACAGCGGTCTGGTCTTTCACCCTCCAGAGCTCGCTGAAGATACACTGATGGAG GCTCATACAGATGCCCTGAGTGACCTGCGTTTCACCTTTGCTTTTGTCCACTGTGTCATGGAACTGGCTTCTTCTAAAGACCCAGGGCTGGATGCCATCAGCAGTCCTGATGTTTCCTTTCTGGAGCAGAGCTTGGTGACAGATCAGATTAGCCTTCTGAGTAGAGAATGGAG CTATGCAGAGCAGTTAGTGCTGTACATGAAAGCTGAAGAGTTTCTATCATCTGCACTGCACACTGCTAAAGAGGATATCAAACAAGGCAGACTCCTTCCCTCTGCTACAGTCAAACAAG TGATCAGGAAGCTGAATGAACTGTACAAGAACTGTGTAACATACTGTCGCTCCCTCAACGACCGGCTGCAGACCTTCTTGCTTGATAAACAGAAGCTAATGGACCGCTTCAATGGACtcacagcagagaaactcaTCTACAGCCACACTGTGCACATG GTACAGTCTGCTGCTTTAGATGAGATGTTCCACTATGGCACAGCATCAGTCCAGCGCTACCACAGAGCCCTTCTGCTGATGGAGGGTCTATCCCGTGTCATCACAGAGCAAAAGGACATTGACAGCATAGATAAAT GTAAGCAGTGTATTGAGCGACGCCTTTCTGCTCTGCAAACTTAA
- the ulk1a gene encoding serine/threonine-protein kinase ULK1a isoform X1: protein MESVGKFEFNRKDLIGHGAFAVVFKGRHKERRDWEVAVKCINKKNLAKSQSLLGKEIKILKELKHEHIVRLLDYQEMGGCVYLVMEYCNGGDLAEYLHSKGTLSEDTIRVFLQQIAQAMKVLQSKGILHRDLKPQNILLCHPEGRRSSSINTCIKIADFGFARHLQTNTMAATLCGSPMYMAPEVIMSQNYDAKADLWSIGTIVYQCLTGKAPFHASTPQELRLFYESNRTLLPSIPKETSSNLRHLLLGLLQRNHKERISFDEFFHHPFLETSSSTKKCSPAPMLSYPSSGSGSSSGSSSTSHLASPQHSDGEIHRIQLKAQYSPTQNTAGFLLKEIANQDSRNTSSYAEDYVMVPAQFPSEYTCEVDVESPIESCLIYSGNSLLTERGPGPARKTPPPSPLVHSPSKPVSNPVEFVGCNCSHSVPIPVPTQIQNYQRMEQNLQPVGVHGSTRVTLCCAGSSGESSPQCEGCGAPGPGFVLNSPRLVTGGAQPQQSSPLVGSTPKSSEQTLPFSTRTGLLTGSPDMQDISSPKQVQSRMPNRIRTVPDLQSLDTAPTSQTNHNRKCAIKKGPFKRSLSTGRLSDMLLKAAFGAHLFEEGNDESLNCEKGMDITAPPTGNNRGFQFSDSPPPPVFTMGSPSKGSSPPDTMVSRMLAGSPSYINSAWLLSSRLLQRGSRRNSETEAMDATPHSGLVFHPPELAEDTLMEQAHTDALSDLRFTFAFVHCVMELASSKDPGLDAISSPDVSFLEQSLVTDQISLLSREWSYAEQLVLYMKAEEFLSSALHTAKEDIKQGRLLPSATVKQVIRKLNELYKNCVTYCRSLNDRLQTFLLDKQKLMDRFNGLTAEKLIYSHTVHMVQSAALDEMFHYGTASVQRYHRALLLMEGLSRVITEQKDIDSIDKCKQCIERRLSALQT, encoded by the exons ATGGAGTCTGTTGGGAAGTTTGAGTTCAACAGGAAAGACCTGATTGGCCACGGTGCATTTGCAGTCGTGTTTAAAGGCAGACACAAAGAG agacgTGACTGGGAGGTAGCTGTAAAGTGTATCAACAAGAAAAACTTGGCCAAATCCCAGTCTCTGCTTGGTAAAGAAATCAAAATATTAAAG GAACTCAAACATGAGCACATTGTTAGACTTCTTGACTATCAG GAAATGGGAGGATGTGTGTATCTTGTCATGGAG TACTGCAATGGAGGTGACCTGGCAGAGTACCTTCACT CTAAGGGCACGTTAAGTGAAGACACCATCcgtgttttcctgcagcagattGCTCAGGCCATGAAGGTCCTGCAGAGCAAAGGCATCCTCCACAGAGACCTCAAACCACAGAACATCTTGCTCTGCCACCCAGAGGGCCGCAGGTCCAGTTCCATTAATACCTGCATTAAGATAG CTGACTTTGGGTTTGCACGTCATCTCCAGACAAACACTATGGCAGCCACACTGTGTGGCTCTCCCATGTACATG GCTCCCGAGGTCATCATGTCCCAGAACTATGATGCTAAGGCTGATCTGTGGAGCATAGGCACTATTGTATACCAGTGTCTGACTGGAAAGGCACCATTTCAC gcCAGCACACCGCAGGAGCTCCGTCTCTTTTATGAAAGCAACAGGACCCTGTTACCCAG CATCCCAAAGGAGACTTCTAGTAACCTAAGACACCTGCTGTTGGggctgctgcagagaaaccaCAAAGAGCGGATCAGTTTTG ATGAGTTTTTCCACCATCCTTTCCTGGAGACAAGCTCATCCACAAAGAAAT gcTCTCCAGCTCCCATGCTCTCCTACCCCAGTTCAGGCTCAGGCAGTTCCTCTGGCAGCTCCTCCACATCTCATCTGGCCTCACCTCAA CATTCCGATGGAGAGATTCACCGAATCCAGCTCAAAGCTCAGTACTCTCCTACACAAAATACTGCTGGCTTCCTGCTGAAAGAAATAGCCAATCAAGACAGTAGGAACACCTCATCTTACGCAGAGGACTATGTCATGGTGCCTGCCCAGTTTCCCA GTGAATATACATGTGAAGTGGATGTTGAGTCACCAATTGAGAGTTGCCTTATATACAGTGG GAACTCACTGCTTACTGAAAGAGGTCCTGGGCCTGCAAGAAAGACACCTCCACCTTCTCCCCTGGTACACTCTCCCTCCAAGCCTGTTAG CAATCCTGTTGAATTTGTTGGCTGTAACTGCAGCCACTCTGTGCCCATTCCTGTCCCAACACAGATCCAAAACTACCAGCGTATGGAACAGAACCTGCAACCTGTCGGCGTGCATGGTTCCACCAG GGTGACACTGTGCTGTGCAGGCAGCAGTGGTGAAAGCTCCCCACAATGTGAAGGCTGTGGGGCTCCAGGTCCAGGATTTGTCCTCAATTCCCCAAGGCTGGTGACTGGAGGAGCTCAGCCACAGCAGAGCTCCCCACTAG TGGGATCTACCCCAAAGTCCTCAGAGCAGACTCTCCCATTCAGCACAAGAACTGGACTTCTCACTGGCTCTCCTGACATGCAGGACATCTCTAGCCCCAAG CAGGTTCAGTCAAGAATGCCAAACCGGATCAGGACAGTCCCAGACCTGCAATCTCTAGACACAGCTCCCACTTCCCAGACCAACCACAACAGGAAATGTGCCATTAAAAAGGGTCCTTTTAAAAG ATCGCTGAGCACAGGCAGGCTATCTGACATGCTACTGAAGGCGGCCTTTGGAGCTCACCTTTTTGAAGAGGGAAATGATGAGAGCCTCAACTGTGAGAAAGGCATGGACATAACAG CTCCCCCTACTGGTAACAATAGAGGCTTTCAGTTCTCAGACAGCCCACCCCCTCCAGTCTTCACTATGGGTTCTCCTTCCAAAGGAAGTTCTCCTCCTGATACCATGGTATCAAGGATGCTCGCAG GCTCCCCCAGCTACATTAACTCAGCCTGGCTACTTAGCAGTCGCCTTCTCCAGAGAGGAAGCCGCAGAAACAGTGAGACTGAAGCCATGGATGCTACTCCACACAGCGGTCTGGTCTTTCACCCTCCAGAGCTCGCTGAAGATACACTGATGGAG CAGGCTCATACAGATGCCCTGAGTGACCTGCGTTTCACCTTTGCTTTTGTCCACTGTGTCATGGAACTGGCTTCTTCTAAAGACCCAGGGCTGGATGCCATCAGCAGTCCTGATGTTTCCTTTCTGGAGCAGAGCTTGGTGACAGATCAGATTAGCCTTCTGAGTAGAGAATGGAG CTATGCAGAGCAGTTAGTGCTGTACATGAAAGCTGAAGAGTTTCTATCATCTGCACTGCACACTGCTAAAGAGGATATCAAACAAGGCAGACTCCTTCCCTCTGCTACAGTCAAACAAG TGATCAGGAAGCTGAATGAACTGTACAAGAACTGTGTAACATACTGTCGCTCCCTCAACGACCGGCTGCAGACCTTCTTGCTTGATAAACAGAAGCTAATGGACCGCTTCAATGGACtcacagcagagaaactcaTCTACAGCCACACTGTGCACATG GTACAGTCTGCTGCTTTAGATGAGATGTTCCACTATGGCACAGCATCAGTCCAGCGCTACCACAGAGCCCTTCTGCTGATGGAGGGTCTATCCCGTGTCATCACAGAGCAAAAGGACATTGACAGCATAGATAAAT GTAAGCAGTGTATTGAGCGACGCCTTTCTGCTCTGCAAACTTAA
- the ulk1a gene encoding serine/threonine-protein kinase ULK1a isoform X3: protein MESVGKFEFNRKDLIGHGAFAVVFKGRHKERRDWEVAVKCINKKNLAKSQSLLGKEIKILKELKHEHIVRLLDYQEMGGCVYLVMEYCNGGDLAEYLHSKGTLSEDTIRVFLQQIAQAMKVLQSKGILHRDLKPQNILLCHPEGRRSSSINTCIKIADFGFARHLQTNTMAATLCGSPMYMAPEVIMSQNYDAKADLWSIGTIVYQCLTGKAPFHASTPQELRLFYESNRTLLPSIPKETSSNLRHLLLGLLQRNHKERISFDEFFHHPFLETSSSTKKCSPAPMLSYPSSGSGSSSGSSSTSHLASPQHSDGEIHRIQLKAQYSPTQNTAGFLLKEIANQDSRNTSSYAEDYVMVPAQFPSEYTCEVDVESPIESCLIYSGNSLLTERGPGPARKTPPPSPLVHSPSKPVSNPVEFVGCNCSHSVPIPVPTQIQNYQRMEQNLQPVGVHGSTRVTLCCAGSSGESSPQCEGCGAPGPGFVLNSPRLVTGGAQPQQSSPLVGSTPKSSEQTLPFSTRTGLLTGSPDMQDISSPKVQSRMPNRIRTVPDLQSLDTAPTSQTNHNRKCAIKKGPFKRSLSTGRLSDMLLKAAFGAHLFEEGNDESLNCEKGMDITAPPTGNNRGFQFSDSPPPPVFTMGSPSKGSSPPDTMVSRMLAGSPSYINSAWLLSSRLLQRGSRRNSETEAMDATPHSGLVFHPPELAEDTLMEQAHTDALSDLRFTFAFVHCVMELASSKDPGLDAISSPDVSFLEQSLVTDQISLLSREWSYAEQLVLYMKAEEFLSSALHTAKEDIKQGRLLPSATVKQVIRKLNELYKNCVTYCRSLNDRLQTFLLDKQKLMDRFNGLTAEKLIYSHTVHMVQSAALDEMFHYGTASVQRYHRALLLMEGLSRVITEQKDIDSIDKCKQCIERRLSALQT from the exons ATGGAGTCTGTTGGGAAGTTTGAGTTCAACAGGAAAGACCTGATTGGCCACGGTGCATTTGCAGTCGTGTTTAAAGGCAGACACAAAGAG agacgTGACTGGGAGGTAGCTGTAAAGTGTATCAACAAGAAAAACTTGGCCAAATCCCAGTCTCTGCTTGGTAAAGAAATCAAAATATTAAAG GAACTCAAACATGAGCACATTGTTAGACTTCTTGACTATCAG GAAATGGGAGGATGTGTGTATCTTGTCATGGAG TACTGCAATGGAGGTGACCTGGCAGAGTACCTTCACT CTAAGGGCACGTTAAGTGAAGACACCATCcgtgttttcctgcagcagattGCTCAGGCCATGAAGGTCCTGCAGAGCAAAGGCATCCTCCACAGAGACCTCAAACCACAGAACATCTTGCTCTGCCACCCAGAGGGCCGCAGGTCCAGTTCCATTAATACCTGCATTAAGATAG CTGACTTTGGGTTTGCACGTCATCTCCAGACAAACACTATGGCAGCCACACTGTGTGGCTCTCCCATGTACATG GCTCCCGAGGTCATCATGTCCCAGAACTATGATGCTAAGGCTGATCTGTGGAGCATAGGCACTATTGTATACCAGTGTCTGACTGGAAAGGCACCATTTCAC gcCAGCACACCGCAGGAGCTCCGTCTCTTTTATGAAAGCAACAGGACCCTGTTACCCAG CATCCCAAAGGAGACTTCTAGTAACCTAAGACACCTGCTGTTGGggctgctgcagagaaaccaCAAAGAGCGGATCAGTTTTG ATGAGTTTTTCCACCATCCTTTCCTGGAGACAAGCTCATCCACAAAGAAAT gcTCTCCAGCTCCCATGCTCTCCTACCCCAGTTCAGGCTCAGGCAGTTCCTCTGGCAGCTCCTCCACATCTCATCTGGCCTCACCTCAA CATTCCGATGGAGAGATTCACCGAATCCAGCTCAAAGCTCAGTACTCTCCTACACAAAATACTGCTGGCTTCCTGCTGAAAGAAATAGCCAATCAAGACAGTAGGAACACCTCATCTTACGCAGAGGACTATGTCATGGTGCCTGCCCAGTTTCCCA GTGAATATACATGTGAAGTGGATGTTGAGTCACCAATTGAGAGTTGCCTTATATACAGTGG GAACTCACTGCTTACTGAAAGAGGTCCTGGGCCTGCAAGAAAGACACCTCCACCTTCTCCCCTGGTACACTCTCCCTCCAAGCCTGTTAG CAATCCTGTTGAATTTGTTGGCTGTAACTGCAGCCACTCTGTGCCCATTCCTGTCCCAACACAGATCCAAAACTACCAGCGTATGGAACAGAACCTGCAACCTGTCGGCGTGCATGGTTCCACCAG GGTGACACTGTGCTGTGCAGGCAGCAGTGGTGAAAGCTCCCCACAATGTGAAGGCTGTGGGGCTCCAGGTCCAGGATTTGTCCTCAATTCCCCAAGGCTGGTGACTGGAGGAGCTCAGCCACAGCAGAGCTCCCCACTAG TGGGATCTACCCCAAAGTCCTCAGAGCAGACTCTCCCATTCAGCACAAGAACTGGACTTCTCACTGGCTCTCCTGACATGCAGGACATCTCTAGCCCCAAG GTTCAGTCAAGAATGCCAAACCGGATCAGGACAGTCCCAGACCTGCAATCTCTAGACACAGCTCCCACTTCCCAGACCAACCACAACAGGAAATGTGCCATTAAAAAGGGTCCTTTTAAAAG ATCGCTGAGCACAGGCAGGCTATCTGACATGCTACTGAAGGCGGCCTTTGGAGCTCACCTTTTTGAAGAGGGAAATGATGAGAGCCTCAACTGTGAGAAAGGCATGGACATAACAG CTCCCCCTACTGGTAACAATAGAGGCTTTCAGTTCTCAGACAGCCCACCCCCTCCAGTCTTCACTATGGGTTCTCCTTCCAAAGGAAGTTCTCCTCCTGATACCATGGTATCAAGGATGCTCGCAG GCTCCCCCAGCTACATTAACTCAGCCTGGCTACTTAGCAGTCGCCTTCTCCAGAGAGGAAGCCGCAGAAACAGTGAGACTGAAGCCATGGATGCTACTCCACACAGCGGTCTGGTCTTTCACCCTCCAGAGCTCGCTGAAGATACACTGATGGAG CAGGCTCATACAGATGCCCTGAGTGACCTGCGTTTCACCTTTGCTTTTGTCCACTGTGTCATGGAACTGGCTTCTTCTAAAGACCCAGGGCTGGATGCCATCAGCAGTCCTGATGTTTCCTTTCTGGAGCAGAGCTTGGTGACAGATCAGATTAGCCTTCTGAGTAGAGAATGGAG CTATGCAGAGCAGTTAGTGCTGTACATGAAAGCTGAAGAGTTTCTATCATCTGCACTGCACACTGCTAAAGAGGATATCAAACAAGGCAGACTCCTTCCCTCTGCTACAGTCAAACAAG TGATCAGGAAGCTGAATGAACTGTACAAGAACTGTGTAACATACTGTCGCTCCCTCAACGACCGGCTGCAGACCTTCTTGCTTGATAAACAGAAGCTAATGGACCGCTTCAATGGACtcacagcagagaaactcaTCTACAGCCACACTGTGCACATG GTACAGTCTGCTGCTTTAGATGAGATGTTCCACTATGGCACAGCATCAGTCCAGCGCTACCACAGAGCCCTTCTGCTGATGGAGGGTCTATCCCGTGTCATCACAGAGCAAAAGGACATTGACAGCATAGATAAAT GTAAGCAGTGTATTGAGCGACGCCTTTCTGCTCTGCAAACTTAA